The following DNA comes from Flavisolibacter ginsenosidimutans.
CTCTTGTTCAAGCTTTAATAAAGAGTCAACGTTCTTTACGGTGCTGTGGCAGTCAACGCAGTGAGCGGGGCCTAAAACAAGATGGCGTCCTTTTGCGATTACGGCTGAATCAGTTGAAGCTTTCACAGCCGGGTAAGGCGCTTCGTATTTTACGTGTTGACGAAGAAATGCGGTTGTTACAAGGCCCGCAAGGAGCAGCAGGATAACAATTCCTGTCCATTTTAAAATTTTAATGATCATGGCCCGATGGTTTTGGTGCTCAAAACTATCGGCCTAAAACAGAGATTGTTTTACGTATTGGCTGAATTGAGAAACGGGCCGTGTGAACTGCAAAACTCCGCGCAAAAAAAATCCTCCCGCGCAGCAGGAGGATAATGATTATGGAAGGCGTTTGTTGTTTTCTTTTTCGCTGTTTCACCGGAGTATGGACGCCTTTGGCTTTCCAGGTATTGGACGGCTTAACGGATAAATTGGATGCTTACACGAGCTTTTCAAGGATTGGATTCGGTATGCGTAAGGGAGAAAAGAAGAAGTTGACTGATACTGGATTTCAATTGGTTTTTCGGTTGGATTTCGGATTCTAAAAAACTTACTGGACGGTATTTTAGGACTTGGATGGGATTGATCAGTGAATCAATCAACTTCTGCTGCAAAAGTAGCTTGCCCCACCACGCTCATCAAGAGCGAAACTGCCCATTTTAAACAGCCTAAATTTTACGGAAACGGCTCGTAGATTAACGAAGGCTGCGTAGAAACCCTACGCATTGGGCGATAGAAAAGCTACGGAAACCAAACAAGAGAAAGAATTTTCTGCTGAACGATTGCCCCAGAATTTCCGACCATTTTTTTCAAAGCCGTGCAATCCGGGTTTAAAAAGAAAAAGGGCTGGATGGAAATCCTGCCCCGTTTTAAAATCCAATATCCTATGAAAAACCGAGGCTAAACTAAAGGGCAAAAACGGATTTTGCAAGCGACTCCCAAAAAATAAAAGAGAATCCAACAAAGTTTAACATTCACGGGCTTTTACGCAATGCATTCGCAGAAGCATCCGGGAGACTTAACGCTGCGGAAAACGCAGGTTGCAAATGCCGGAAACGGTGGCCCGGTTTTTCACGCAGATTTTGTAAAATTTTCGATGGACAAAAACCGGTTGGAAGAAGTTGCCGCATTTCTGCGCGAGCACCGCAGCAACGAAAGCAATTTTGAAACGCTTTACAAAAAGCTGCAACAAGAAATGAAGGATGAAAGTACGGACACAAACTATGCAGCAGCCTTGCACGAAGCAAACGAAAAAGCCGCGGTGTACCGCAAAGCGAAAGAAACCGGCGGCACGGCCTGGCCCGAGTTTGAAAACTTTGTCAGCGATTTTGAAAAAGCGGTAACCGAAGCAGCAAAGGCGGCAGACTGATTCGACGTTGATCTTTTAACCATCCTTAACCTGTTGTGCATTGCGTCATGACGGCAACTGAACCAAACTTTCTTATCTTGAGGGCTTCCAAATTTTATCTGCATGAAAAAAGTTATTCTCTTTTCTCTCTTTGTTTTGCTGGTAACAGCTTTTCAGTTTTGTCATTCGTCTAAACAGGCGCAAGGCGCTGTAGCCAAGGTATCGTATGCGGCCAATGTTCAACCCATTATTCAGGCCAATTGTTCGCCTTGCCACATTGCCGGCCAGGGACGTGCAAAAGCGCTGAACTCTTACGATGCGGCTAAGGCCAACATTGACGACATGCTTACACGGGTCAATAAAAATCCAGGTGAAAAAGACTTTATGCCCATGCGCCATCCAAAGCTGGCGGATACAACCATTGCCGTTTTGGCAAGATGGAAGGAAAGTGGCTTGGCAGAATAATCGCTAGAACTGTTGGCAGTTGATCGTTGTTAGTTATTCGATATTTTCTTCGGCCAACCATCAACGATCAACAATCAACATTTATTAAACGACACAGTTCCATCCATACTTGTCCTCAGTTCTTCCGCTGCGAATGGCCTCCAATGCTTTTTTCAATTTATTCATAACGCTACCGTTGGTGTAGGTTGGCAAATGATACAATTCGCCGTCCACTCCGATCACACTAATTGGAGCAACTACAGCCGCTGTGCCGGCACCGAACGCTTCTACCGAACAGCCGTCGTCAAGCGCTTTTACAATCTCACTAATGCTGATTTTTCTTTCTTCGGTTTCGATGCCCAAGTCTTTGGCAATCGTAAGCAAAGAATCTCTTGTGATGCCGTCCAGGATTGAATCGCTCAACGGCGGCGTAATGAGTTTTTCATCTATCACGAAAAGTAAATTCATCGTGCCGCTTTCTTCGATGTACTCGTGTTCAAAAGCATCCATCCACAACACGTTGTCGAATCCTTCTTCCCTTGCTTTTTGCGTTGCATAAAACGCACCGCCGTAATTGCCTGCGCACTTTGCATAACCCACGCCGCCTTTTGCCGCGCGGATGTAATGACGCTCCACTTTTACTTTAATTGGTTTTTGATATAACGTAGAAACAGGGCCGGTCATGATGATGAGCGTGTATTCGTCCGAAACTTTCACGCCAAACTTTGCTTCGCTGGCAAATACTAACGGACGAATGTAAAGCGCCACGTCTTCGCCTTCGGGAACCCAGTCTTTGTCCACGCTTACCAATTGCTGTAAAGCCGTTGCAAAAAGCTCATACGGAATAGGCGGCATGCACATTCTGTCCAACGATGCGTTGATGCGTTGGTGATGTTTTTCGATGCGAAAGATATTGATGCGGCCGTCTTTCATGCGAAAGGCTTTCATGCCTTCAAAGACGCTTTGGCCGTAATGCAGCGCAAGCATCGTGGGCGCAACGGAGATGTTTTGAAAGGGCTTGATTTGCGGGTCTTGCCATTCGCCATTTTTGTACTGGCAAATGAACATGTGATCGGAAACGTACCGGCCGAAGGGTAGGTTTTTCCAATCCACTTCGTGAAGAACCGAATGCGTTGTCCCTTTTACCGGGATGTCGAAAATTGCTTCCATGTTGTTTGATTTAAGCGTGAACAGAAGAGACTTTATCCAATTCGATTTCCATTTTAATATTCGCCCGTTTGTACAAATGATTGTCCATCGGCACTTCTACAAAACCAAGCTTGCGGTAAAGATTTATAGCCGGCGCCAGCGTGGTTTGCGAATACAGCGATACTTTCTTTGCGCCCAATTCTTTGGCCTTCTCAAGGGCCGCATAACTCAAGGCTTCGCCAATGCCTTTGCGCTGAAAGGCTTCGTCCACGGCCATCTTGGCAAACTCGTATTCATCATCGCTTATCTTGATCAAGGCAACCGTACCCGCAACGACGTCGTTGTAAGTTGCCATGAGTATTGCACCGCCTTTTGCAAGTATGGCTTCGTGCGGATTTTCCAACACCCATTTGTCAAGTTCTTCCAACGCAAAATATTTTTCAATCCAAGCTTTGTTCAGGCTTGCAAAATGATAAGCGTGTTCGGCTCTGTACGGTATAATCTTAACGGGTGACACGTTGTTGCTTTTTAAATTCTTTGTTTACCAAATACACGCCGCCGAGTGTTATCAACGTTCCCGTAACAACATTCAAACTCATGTGCTCTTTTAAGATCAGCCAGCCCAAAAAAATAGCGACGATGGGATTGATATACGCATAGATGGAGACTTGCGTTGGCGGCAGTTTGCTTACGGCAAACACGTAAGCCGAATAGGTTAACAATGACCCGACGATGATCAGGTAAAGCAAGCCCCAAAGTGCACTGCTGTTGGTTTCCATTAAGTTTACGTACTTGCCCGAAAAGCCACACACGCTTAGCACGATGATGCCGGAGATGAGCATTTGCAAGCCAACGGAAAAAAGAATATCCGTCTTAGGTCTATAACGCGAAGCGAAGACGGTACCAAAGGACCACGACGTAGTAGCGATCAACGCCAGGCCGATGCCGAAGGCGTACTTGCTGTTCAGAAGTTGCGCGAAGTGTTCGTAGAAAATGGTAACGATGCCGCCAAAGCCAAGCAGCAAACCGAGTATCATGTGCGCTGTGAAACGGGCAAAGCGCAGGAGCAAAATGCTGAACAGCGCAACGAACAGGGGCATGAGCCCGGCAATGATGGCGGCCAGTCCGCTGTCAATGAATTCAAGCGACCAGGTAAGCAAACCTTGACTGATGCACAAGAGCAACACGGCCTGCACGGTAATCTTCAGCAAGGATTTTTTATCGGGCCATGCGTAGCCGGTGCCTTTAAAATAACCAACCATCAGGAGTCCTGCTACGGCCTGCCGTACGCCGGCTACAAAAAGCCCGGGCATGTAATGCGCACTAATCTTTGAAGCGAGATAAGTGGTGCCCCAAAAGAAACTGACCATTGCCAACGCGATGTATGCCTTGCGTGTTTCCTTTTTCATAACAGCACAAAATTCTTTTTTACATTTGAATTAGAACAGATGCAGATTTTTTATTTTCGACTGCATCAGATTGCTGCGTGAGGGATAGAAGCGAATACCCCGCTGACGGTCCTGCGAGGGGCCTTGTGGCGGAGTAGCAGCGGATAGCCCGGCCCTTTGCCGTCGTGCGTTTGTCACCCTGAGCTTGTCGAAGGGTTGTGCGCCGGCAACGGCAACGGGACACGCCCAACGAAATTAACATACGTGCAGCGGTAACAATTTACAACAAGCAACCACTCATAACCACAAAGCACAAATTACAAACCACAAACAATGAAAACGCCGACGCTTCCCGACCATAAGTATCTCCAAATCGCCGACGGCATTGAATCGCTCATCAACACCGACGTGCTCCGCATTGGCGACAAGTTGCCCTCCGTGCGCACACTGGCTGAAGACTACAACATCAGCACGGGCACGGCCTTTCAGGCTTATTATCATCTCGAAGGCAAGGGGCTGATTGAATCGCGGCCCAAAAGCGGCTATTACGTGCGGTTTAATTACAAACGTTTTCCGGCGCTGCCCAAATCGGTGCAACCCGATGCGCACCGGCACGCCGTTAGCGTAAAGGACGTTATCGCCGACATTTACAGCGACATTGCCGCGGCCATCAAATGGAATTTTGCCCGCGCCGTTCCCGATCTTTCCCTGCTGCCCACAAGCAAATTAAACAAGGCCGTGGTGCACACACTGCGGCATCACAAAGACCACGGCATTGGTTACGAACACACGCAAGGCAACCCCGAATTGCGCAAGCAGATTGCGAAACTTGCCTTCAACTGGGGCGGCAAAGTAAAGCCCGAAGAAGTTGTTGTAACCAACGGATGTTTGGAAGCCATTACCACTTGTTTGAAAGCCGTCACCAATCCCGGCGATACCGTGGCGGTAGAATGTCCCGCTTATTTTGGCGTGTATCAAGCCATCGAAAGTTTGGGTTTGAAAGCCGTTGAAATTTCCAGTTGCCCGGTTTCGGGCCTCGACCTGCAATGCCTCGAAAAAACACTAAAAAAATTCAGCATCAAAGCGGTGTTGTGCGTGCCCAATTTCAACAATCCCTTGGGCAGTTGCATGCCCGACGCGAACAAGAAAGCATTGGTTTCGCTCATCACCAAACACAAGATCCCGCTGATTGAAGACGACATTTACGGCGAGTTGTATTTTGGAAAGAACCGTCCGAAAACCTGCAAGCATTTCGACAAGGAAGGATGGGTGATGCACTGCTCCTCGCTTTCCAAATCGCTGGCGCCGGGCTATCGCATTGGCTGGGTGTTGCCCGGAAAATTTTTTACCGAAGTGGCGCAACTAAAGCGTATTCAGAACATCAGTTCTCCCACGCTGACGCAGGCCGCCGTTGCGCATTTTTTGCAGCACGGCCGTTACGAATATCATTTAAAGAATTTGCGCAAAGCCCTGCACACGCAGTGCCTGCGCTACAGCGGTTCCGTCATCGAACATTTTCCGCCTGACACGAAAATTTCGCGGCCGCAAGGCGGCTTCGTGTTGTGGGTAGAATTGCCCGGCAACGTGGACGTATTCCGTCTGCGCAGCGACGCGGTGAAGCAAGGCATTGCCGTTGTGCCGGGAAAAATATTTTCGGCTTCGTGCGATTATGAAAACTGCTTGCGCATCTCCTTTGGCAAACTCTGGAACGAAGACGTTGACGTAGGCTTGAAGTTGCTGGGTGATTTGGTGAAGAAAGCAACGAAGTAGGCTTGTGGTTTGTCGTTGGTGGTTTGTGGTTGCGTGATATGCGCAGATGCTTTCTTCAAATGTTGCTTTACTAGAGTCTCACTCGCAGCGCTGTCACCCTGAGCCAAGCCTGTCCTGAGCTTGTCAAAGGATCGAAGGGTCGCAGCGCAGGCTGTTTGAATTGAGACTCTTAAGTGCCCGGCTTCGCTCAGCCTGACAGTCTTTTCTATTACGATTGTCTTTCTATTTTACATTTTAAATTCATCATTTTAGATTTTACATTTCAACCTCTTCTTTCCCGGAATGCTTTATTTTGCCGCGTCCAAACAAAAACCATGAAAGGCCTGACATCGCTGCTTCTTCTTTCTTTCGTTCTGCTTTCGTCAACGGTAGGTGCGCAAAGCCCCAAACCCGACACCGTGAAAGTGGGCGTTTACGTCACCAGCATTCACAACATAGATTTTAAGCAAAAAGAATACGCCATCAGCCTTTGGCTGTGGCTGAAGTACAGGAAAAAAGAATTTAATTTTTTGCAAAACCTCGAAATACCGCAAGCCAAAACGGTGGACCGCTCCTTTGCCGTGGTGGACAGTTCAAAGCCCGAAATCTACGTGCAAATGAAACTGCAGTGCGTGATGAAAGACAACTGGAAGATCAGCAACTTTCCCTTCGACCGGCAAACGCTGCGCTTCTCCATCGAGAACTCGCAGTTTGATTCAAAGGCCTTGGTTTTTGTGCCCGACACGGTAGGAGCGCATTACGATGCCCGCTTTGCCCTCAACGGCTGGCACATTGATAGCTGCTTGTTAAGCACCGGCAACCGCGTTTACGAAACCGGCTTTGGCGACGAAACCTTAGCCAAACCGCACAGCGAGTACAGCGCCTTTCGCCTGCGCATGAGCATTACAAGAGATGCCGGTGGATTGTTCTGGAAAATGTTCCTCGGCATGTACATCGCTTTTCTCATTGCCTACGTTTGCTTTTACATTCATTCCGACGGCATGGACTCGCGGTTTGGCCTTAGCGTGGGTTCGCTCTTTGCCGTTATTGGCAACAAATACATTATTGATTCTTCGCTGCCTGAATCTACTTCCTTCACGCTGGTGGACACCTTGCACGGTCTTACGCTCTTTGCCATTTTTCTCATCATCACGGCCACGGCTTATTCGCTGCTGTTGGTAAAGCGCAACGAACTGCGCAAGGCCAGGCGCTTTGACATGATCACGGCGCAAGTGGTGTTGGTGGTTTACTTAGCGGCCAACGGGTATTTTATTTGGCAGGCAAGCAGGGGATAGAAGCAGAGAATTTTTATGAACCAGAAGCCAGTGCGACTATGAAGCTTCCGTTGCGTCGCACTCTTGTGCGCTTGGTAAGACTGCTCAACAATTTTCAGCAAGGTCAATAGATTTATAGCTGCTCAAACGAACAAATCAATAATTTACACAGCATTGGATTTATGCTTACCCCAAAATATTTCTGTTTGACTAGGAAAGAAAAAATACTAGATGACGATGTTGAAAAAATAATATCAAAAATCAAGAAAGACTTTTTCAAGCCAGTTAATGCTTATAAAACCACCATATTCTTATGCGGTGGAGCATTAGATAAAGCTAATGTCAGAACTGAAGTGGCTAATGCTTTCTCTGACTGGTGGAGTATCATGGAATATGATGTTATTTATCCGGAAGATATTTTTGATGAACTGCTATATAATCCGCAAGGGAAGGATTTACTTTCTTTAGAAAATTTACTTGCCGAAAGTGTTGATGTAATTTTAATAGTACCAGAGAGTCCGGGTTCATTTGCTGAATTAGGAGCTTTTGCTAATACTGAAAGCCTTCGGAGCAAGATAATTTGCCTAGTAGATGAGAAATATAAAAAAGACAAAAGCTTTATAAATCAAGGTCCGATCAAACTTGTTAAAAAAGCAAATAAAAACTCGGTCATATATTTAGACTATAGTTCCTTAAGCAAATCTTTTAAAGAGATAAAATCTGCTATTAAAAGGATTAAGTTGACTAGTACCAAAATAGAGGACAAAATCAACCTACTTCATTTAGAGCATTTTCTCTTACCCATCATATATTTATTCGATATTATTACTAAGGAAAGGCTCATCGACTTTGTTTCAAAAGCGAATGATGATAAAGTGAACTCTGTACAAGCAACCACGATAGCCCTGACAATTTTAAGTAAAAAGAAGCTTATTGAGTTGACGCCAAATGGCTATAAGTTAACAGTATCAGGATTGGAAAAATTTATAAATCTTCGTAAAACGAAAGACAGAATAAAAACGCACAATGAGACAATTGCATTAGATAACTTAAGGCTTGAGATAATGAACTTAAATTATAGGAATAAAAAATTAAAGGTCTAGGGAACGTATTTTTAGACACTTCGGTGAGTGAATGTTGTTCCAGCATTCGAGTTTAAAACTAACCATTATAATCACGAATTTTTGATACAAATCCAGTTGGTTTATATCAAAACTTCGTTCAAATGTAAAGTAGTAAAAATCTTCCCGGACCTTTATTTATATGAGCAAGTCGGATAAGTTTAAACTTAGTATGGCTGGGTTGCCTGTAATGGAAAATTTAAATGACTTTTCTAGACTTACTCATATCTCTAACTATACTTTATTTCAGCTTTCGAAATACTCGGATAAATACTATAAACACTATTACATCCCTAAAAAAAGTGGCAAACCAAGGCTAATAAGTCAGCCTTGCAGAAAACTGAAAGGGATTCAATCATGGATTCTAAATAATATACTTGATAAACTTTGCGTCTCGAATTCTTGTAAAGGTTTTTCTAAAGGAACATCTATAATAGATAATGTTGATCCTCATAAGCATTCTAGCGTAGTACTCACCATTGACATAAAAGATTTTTTTCCGAGCATTAGAAGAGACAAAGTCTATAATATTTTCAAGGCTATTGGATACAATAAGTTTATGTCCACCATTTTTACGAATTTGTGCACTTGTAATGGTGCACTACCGCAAGGTGGGCCATGTTCGCCGAAGTTGGCTAATCTAAGTGCTTGGACTTTAGATGTTAGGATTCAAGGATATGTTGGAAGACGTGGGATAACTTATACACGTTATGCAGATGATTTGACTTTTTCTACAACAAACCCACAAAAATTAATAAAACGTATTTCAACAATTACTTCAATAATCGAGGATGAGAAACTTCATATAAATCCATCTAAAACCAGAATTGCGGGATCAGCGAGAGCGAGAAAGGTTACGGGTTTAATTATAACTAATGAAAGTTTTGGCATAGGCAGACAAGTCTATTTAAAGGTCAGGGCAAAAATTCATCATCTTACCCTTAACCGTGAGCAAAAGAATTTTGACTTGATTAATGAAGTACAGGGCTGGTTAGCATATTTAAAAAATGTAGATAAATTGAGATACAAGAAGGCTGCAGATTACATTAGGAGTTTGAAGGAAAAATATCCAGCTACTCTTATTAGCCAAATCATACTTCCGCCATTAATTCTTGAAGTCGCAACTGTGATCACAGCTGTTGAATGATAAACACTAAAAGTCCTATCAATTTTATTGACCTTTAAAGGTCAATAAAATTGATAAGGTTTAATAGATCTTGCTATGTAAATAGATTATTCTTTAACCTGTTTGATTAGTAGCTTGATACCTTGAGGCAGAACTGTTCAGTCATGAAACCCCTAACTTTTCTTTTCTCCACTCTTCCTCAACCTTGACCGTCATGAACGAACACCTCAAAGACGCCATCCGCATTCTCCAAAAGT
Coding sequences within:
- a CDS encoding cytochrome c, translated to MKKVILFSLFVLLVTAFQFCHSSKQAQGAVAKVSYAANVQPIIQANCSPCHIAGQGRAKALNSYDAAKANIDDMLTRVNKNPGEKDFMPMRHPKLADTTIAVLARWKESGLAE
- a CDS encoding branched-chain amino acid aminotransferase; translated protein: MEAIFDIPVKGTTHSVLHEVDWKNLPFGRYVSDHMFICQYKNGEWQDPQIKPFQNISVAPTMLALHYGQSVFEGMKAFRMKDGRINIFRIEKHHQRINASLDRMCMPPIPYELFATALQQLVSVDKDWVPEGEDVALYIRPLVFASEAKFGVKVSDEYTLIIMTGPVSTLYQKPIKVKVERHYIRAAKGGVGYAKCAGNYGGAFYATQKAREEGFDNVLWMDAFEHEYIEESGTMNLLFVIDEKLITPPLSDSILDGITRDSLLTIAKDLGIETEERKISISEIVKALDDGCSVEAFGAGTAAVVAPISVIGVDGELYHLPTYTNGSVMNKLKKALEAIRSGRTEDKYGWNCVV
- a CDS encoding GNAT family N-acetyltransferase — translated: MSPVKIIPYRAEHAYHFASLNKAWIEKYFALEELDKWVLENPHEAILAKGGAILMATYNDVVAGTVALIKISDDEYEFAKMAVDEAFQRKGIGEALSYAALEKAKELGAKKVSLYSQTTLAPAINLYRKLGFVEVPMDNHLYKRANIKMEIELDKVSSVHA
- a CDS encoding DMT family transporter, whose amino-acid sequence is MKKETRKAYIALAMVSFFWGTTYLASKISAHYMPGLFVAGVRQAVAGLLMVGYFKGTGYAWPDKKSLLKITVQAVLLLCISQGLLTWSLEFIDSGLAAIIAGLMPLFVALFSILLLRFARFTAHMILGLLLGFGGIVTIFYEHFAQLLNSKYAFGIGLALIATTSWSFGTVFASRYRPKTDILFSVGLQMLISGIIVLSVCGFSGKYVNLMETNSSALWGLLYLIIVGSLLTYSAYVFAVSKLPPTQVSIYAYINPIVAIFLGWLILKEHMSLNVVTGTLITLGGVYLVNKEFKKQQRVTR
- a CDS encoding aminotransferase-like domain-containing protein, whose amino-acid sequence is MKTPTLPDHKYLQIADGIESLINTDVLRIGDKLPSVRTLAEDYNISTGTAFQAYYHLEGKGLIESRPKSGYYVRFNYKRFPALPKSVQPDAHRHAVSVKDVIADIYSDIAAAIKWNFARAVPDLSLLPTSKLNKAVVHTLRHHKDHGIGYEHTQGNPELRKQIAKLAFNWGGKVKPEEVVVTNGCLEAITTCLKAVTNPGDTVAVECPAYFGVYQAIESLGLKAVEISSCPVSGLDLQCLEKTLKKFSIKAVLCVPNFNNPLGSCMPDANKKALVSLITKHKIPLIEDDIYGELYFGKNRPKTCKHFDKEGWVMHCSSLSKSLAPGYRIGWVLPGKFFTEVAQLKRIQNISSPTLTQAAVAHFLQHGRYEYHLKNLRKALHTQCLRYSGSVIEHFPPDTKISRPQGGFVLWVELPGNVDVFRLRSDAVKQGIAVVPGKIFSASCDYENCLRISFGKLWNEDVDVGLKLLGDLVKKATK
- a CDS encoding ligand-gated ion channel; translation: MKGLTSLLLLSFVLLSSTVGAQSPKPDTVKVGVYVTSIHNIDFKQKEYAISLWLWLKYRKKEFNFLQNLEIPQAKTVDRSFAVVDSSKPEIYVQMKLQCVMKDNWKISNFPFDRQTLRFSIENSQFDSKALVFVPDTVGAHYDARFALNGWHIDSCLLSTGNRVYETGFGDETLAKPHSEYSAFRLRMSITRDAGGLFWKMFLGMYIAFLIAYVCFYIHSDGMDSRFGLSVGSLFAVIGNKYIIDSSLPESTSFTLVDTLHGLTLFAIFLIITATAYSLLLVKRNELRKARRFDMITAQVVLVVYLAANGYFIWQASRG
- a CDS encoding retron St85 family effector protein, coding for MTRKEKILDDDVEKIISKIKKDFFKPVNAYKTTIFLCGGALDKANVRTEVANAFSDWWSIMEYDVIYPEDIFDELLYNPQGKDLLSLENLLAESVDVILIVPESPGSFAELGAFANTESLRSKIICLVDEKYKKDKSFINQGPIKLVKKANKNSVIYLDYSSLSKSFKEIKSAIKRIKLTSTKIEDKINLLHLEHFLLPIIYLFDIITKERLIDFVSKANDDKVNSVQATTIALTILSKKKLIELTPNGYKLTVSGLEKFINLRKTKDRIKTHNETIALDNLRLEIMNLNYRNKKLKV
- a CDS encoding retron St85 family RNA-directed DNA polymerase, with amino-acid sequence MSKSDKFKLSMAGLPVMENLNDFSRLTHISNYTLFQLSKYSDKYYKHYYIPKKSGKPRLISQPCRKLKGIQSWILNNILDKLCVSNSCKGFSKGTSIIDNVDPHKHSSVVLTIDIKDFFPSIRRDKVYNIFKAIGYNKFMSTIFTNLCTCNGALPQGGPCSPKLANLSAWTLDVRIQGYVGRRGITYTRYADDLTFSTTNPQKLIKRISTITSIIEDEKLHINPSKTRIAGSARARKVTGLIITNESFGIGRQVYLKVRAKIHHLTLNREQKNFDLINEVQGWLAYLKNVDKLRYKKAADYIRSLKEKYPATLISQIILPPLILEVATVITAVE